From Fusarium musae strain F31 chromosome 8, whole genome shotgun sequence:
GAGAACCCTCACCGTTGAAGGGAGAGTAGCCAAGGCACTCAGAGTAGGTAGCAGCGCAGTAAGACATGTTGGCGTCAGGAGCAGTGCGGCACTTGTTGTAGGCGTCGGAGCACTTCTCAGCACAGCCCTTGTTCTCAGCGGGGGTGGAAGGCTGGGGGGGAGTGTAGCCGGTAGGAACAATgggcttggtggtggtgaagtGGCAGTTAGGGACGGTGACAGTGCCGGGAGCAGTGACGGGGATGGTCTTGTTGCCGTAGGTGAGGGTGGTAGCCTCAGGGCAGTAGGTGGTGACAGCGGTGACGACCTCAGTGGTGTAGACAGCAGTGGGCTTTCCACCAGCGTGGCAAGAGGTAGGCTTGACGAACTTGCCGCTCTCCCAGGGGTTGTAGTTCAAGCAGGCAGCGTACTCAGCAGCGCAGGTAGCCATGTTGGCGTTGGGGGCAACACGGCAGTCATCGTACTTGTCAGAGCACATCTCAGCGCAGTCCTTGGCGTGAGTGGGcttgggaggaggagcatAGCCAGTGCCGGTAGCAACGGGCTTGGTGATGGTGCAAGAGCAGTCCTCGATGGTGAGGGTGGTGGCCTCAGTGATGGTGTAGGTCTTCTCGCCGTAGGTGAGGGTGGTGGCCTCGGGGCAGTAAGTGGTCAGGTGAGTGACGACCTCAGTGGTGTACTTGACGGTCTCGTTGGAGGGGGGAGCATAGTAGGGAGAGGCGGTGGCAGCGCCGACGAGGACGCTGGCGATGGAGGCAGACTTGATGAAACCCATTTTGACGGTTTTggtgctggaataagcttaagCGAGTGTAAGTGTTTATTGAGCACGAAAAAGTTGGACTGTAAACGAGAGTGGTCTTGTCGTGGAtgggatgagaagaaggagagtcTAGAAGGCAGAAGGGGATGGGGGTTTATAAAGCCATCTTTGCCTCAGCTGAAGTCAACGTTACTGCCGATGCCGAAACCGATCGATGCCCAGAGCAGACCCAGAGGAGAGTCCACTCCCGTCTAGCAAATTGCGGGGATCAGGAACCACCAAAAAGCTCGTGTTTATTTACAGCAACAGAACAGGCACAGGCAGGCAGGTTTTCAATACGAAGGGGTAATTTACCACCTCGATGGGTCCGGAACTCGGCCACTCCTCGCCAATCCCATTGGCCCTCGCTATACGGCTCGCCGAGGAGGCGGGCGACAAGCGGCAGGGATTAGCCCGTGTAGGCTGTAGCTATACGACGAGTCATCTCATCCCCTTCCCCCTGCGCTAGGCTAAACCGTACTCTGTACCGCGCAGCACTGTACCTGCGCTAGCTCGACACGCTCTTAGCGCCCAGCTGATGATTTATGCATCCTTCATCCTTGATTCGTGGTGAACTaaaaaagaggaggaaatcAAATCTTGGTTCTGGTCAGCCTCAATGATTTTCATGCTTTAAATTAACCCTCGTAAACAGTGATCttctactttatttatatcaAGCAATCTAACCTTGTCGTGTAGCTAGCACCTCCACTACGACATCATCACTACAGACTAGAGAACTCTGCTTTGCTGAGTTTGCTCTGCTGTGAATTATTGGGTCTGCCGGCTTATCCGAACAAGACTAGCGGTTTTGAGTTTCATCTGGTGTTGCCGGCCCCTGGACTGGACGGATAATTCAACCGGCGGGAGGAGCATTTACGAACGATTGGATGTAAAAGTCTCAAACTTCATGATTGGGCGAGACACGGCATGGCGTTCTGAGCTGACACGGGTATGCTTACTAGAACTTGATGATTCAGTCAGATATATTCCGGCCGCATCTGCTCCACTGATCTCATCTGATCTAATCTACTGGCTCTTTTCTCGCGCCATTTGCCTGTCCAGCAATTCCTTCAACTCACCAGTGCAATCTTCCTGGCCCATGAAGACTTCAATCATCGTGACTCCCTCGCTATTCTGTACCACTTTCGAGTCCATCGCTGTCCTCAATTCCGCAAATGTCTTGGCCGAAAAATAACGCTTCGATGCCTCGTCTTGGCTCAGTCCAAACAATCCAAGGGCATGCTGGTGGTTCCACGGCGAAATATCGTTGTAATCCGCATTCCTCCCGTGAATGGCCCGCTCAATTGTGTATCCGTTGTTATTGATGACGAATATGATTACGTTGAGCTTTTGCTTGATCATTGTGCTGATCTCCTGGGCAGTCATCTGTAGACTTCCGTCGCCGATAAACAAGACTGCTCGCTGCGAATCGTTCATATCACGTTGGGCTAGTGCTGCACCGAGCGTGGCGGGGAGCATGTATCCGATCGATAGCCATGTCACGCATGTGAAGTAGCGACAGTCTTGAGGAAGCTTGAAGGCCTTTCCGCCAGTCGCGGCGGTGCCAGTTTCGGTCAGGACGATATCACCGCGACGGAACATGGGGTTCACGTAGCGATAGAACTCAGCTTGGTTGAGAGCATCCGACGGTGAAGGCTCAACTGGCCCCTTTGTCGCGATGGCAGGActctcaatcttgacaagCTTTGAAGAGTCAAACTGGCTGACGATTGATTGAAGATACTGTCGAGGGTCCACATCCCGAATGAGCTGACCACCAATCTTGATCTGACCAGGCGAAAATGAAACCGTCACACTCTCCTCCGGAATCGCCTTGAAGATGCCAGTGTTGATGTTGCTCATGTGTGGACcaaagaacaagatcagATCGGAAGACTTGAAATAATCGAGCGACTCTTTATCTCCATCGTCGGCCAGGTATACGCCATGAACGTTGGGCAACTCCTCATTGATGAGACCTTTTCCGAATGCTGTTGTCCACGTTGGCCAGTTGGTAgtattgatgagcttgttgatctcGCCAACAGCACCGATACTACGACTCTCGCCATCAACATAGAGGAGAGGTTTGGTAGCAGAGTAAATACGCTGCAAGATCTCATCAACGGTCTCCGCGCTGATCTCAGCAGTAGACGGCGCCGCGCGAATAACAGGTCTCTTCTCAAAATTAGCTGTCGAGACCTGCATCGAAACCAGATCATCAGGGATTTGCAGATAAACCGGTCTCTGGTGGATCATGGCTTGCTCAATGATCCAGTCGATCTTATCAGCTGCAGTCTGCACATCCGTCAAACAAGTCTGCGCAGCAGTGACATGCCGATGCATCTCCGCAAACCTTCCATACTCTCCGTCCAGAAACGTATGGTGCACCAAGGCCCTTGCACTCTGGAGGGTTCTTGATGGTGCACCGACGATGTGAATGACTGGTGCCCGTTCAGAGTACGCCCCCGCGATGCCATTGATGGCTGAGAGTTCGCCGACGCCGAAAGTAGTGATCACAGCGCTGAGACCTTGAATGCGAGAGTACCCATCTGCAGAGTAGGCGGCGTTGAGTTCATTGCAGTTTCCGATCCAGTTGATACCAGTCGGTTTGATGTAGTCCAGCAATCTAAGGTTATAATCGCCTGGAACGCCGAAGATGGAGCCGATCTCGAGTTGCTTGAGACGGGTAAAGAGGTACTCCCCGAGAGGGACAGTTGCTTCCTTTGTATGCGTCATTCTGTTTGTAATGTTGTTCTAGTCAATAATGTAGAGAGAAAAGATGTCGAAGAATGAAATGTCTTTATATATCTACAAGAATCAGGGCGTCGATGACATCCCCGCGTTGATCCGCATCTTGACGCCTTTGATTGCCGGGCTCACATTCCAAATCGGGCAAAGTAGCAGAAACTCCATGTCTAGCCGGTCCGTCACCTCTTTTGCCGAGGCAGGCCTTCTGTGGAGAGTCGAAGCTACGCCAAATATGGTGAATTAAGCGGCGTTAGGGATGGAACATCATTCATCCTTGATACCCGCCGGCGCCGCAAGGTCATCAATGAGAC
This genomic window contains:
- a CDS encoding hypothetical protein (EggNog:ENOG41) → MTHTKEATVPLGEYLFTRLKQLEIGSIFGVPGDYNLRLLDYIKPTGINWIGNCNELNAAYSADGYSRIQGLSAVITTFGVGELSAINGIAGAYSERAPVIHIVGAPSRTLQSARALVHHTFLDGEYGRFAEMHRHVTAAQTCLTDVQTAADKIDWIIEQAMIHQRPVYLQIPDDLVSMQVSTANFEKRPVIRAAPSTAEISAETVDEILQRIYSATKPLLYVDGESRSIGAVGEINKLINTTNWPTWTTAFGKGLINEELPNVHGVYLADDGDKESLDYFKSSDLILFFGPHMSNINTGIFKAIPEESVTVSFSPGQIKIGGQLIRDVDPRQYLQSIVSQFDSSKLVKIESPAIATKGPVEPSPSDALNQAEFYRYVNPMFRRGDIVLTETGTAATGGKAFKLPQDCRYFTCVTWLSIGYMLPATLGAALAQRDMNDSQRAVLFIGDGSLQMTAQEISTMIKQKLNVIIFVINNNGYTIERAIHGRNADYNDISPWNHQHALGLFGLSQDEASKRYFSAKTFAELRTAMDSKVVQNSEGVTMIEVFMGQEDCTGELKELLDRQMAREKSQ